One Synechococcus sp. CC9605 genomic window carries:
- the rpsD gene encoding 30S ribosomal protein S4 translates to MSRYRGPRLRITRRLGDLPGLTRKAAKRSYPPGQHGQARRKRSEYAIRLEEKQKLRFNYGVSERQLVRYVKKARAQEGSTGTNLLKLLENRLDNVCFRLGFGPTVPGARQLVNHGHVTVNGRVTDIASYQCKPGDVIAIRERKCSKKLAEANLEFPGLANVPSHLELDKSKLSAKVTARCEREWVALEINELLVVEYYSRKV, encoded by the coding sequence ATGTCTCGTTACCGCGGCCCTCGCCTGAGGATCACGCGGCGCTTGGGAGACCTCCCCGGTCTCACCCGGAAGGCCGCCAAACGGTCCTATCCCCCCGGTCAGCACGGCCAAGCCCGTCGCAAGCGCTCTGAATACGCGATCCGTCTCGAAGAGAAGCAGAAGCTTCGCTTCAACTACGGCGTCTCCGAGCGTCAGCTCGTGCGCTACGTGAAGAAAGCGCGCGCCCAGGAAGGTTCCACCGGAACCAACCTGCTCAAGCTGCTCGAGAACCGTCTGGACAATGTTTGTTTCCGCCTCGGCTTCGGTCCAACCGTGCCCGGCGCCCGTCAGCTGGTGAACCATGGTCACGTCACCGTGAACGGTCGTGTTACCGACATCGCCAGCTACCAGTGCAAGCCCGGCGATGTGATCGCCATCCGCGAGCGCAAGTGCAGCAAGAAGCTGGCTGAAGCCAACCTCGAGTTCCCTGGTCTGGCCAACGTACCCAGCCACCTCGAACTGGACAAGTCCAAGCTGAGCGCCAAGGTCACCGCCCGCTGCGAACGCGAGTGGGTTGCCCTGGAAATCAACGAATTGCTGGTGGTGGAGTACTACTCCCGCAAAGTTTAA
- the yidD gene encoding membrane protein insertion efficiency factor YidD translates to MHESNTLYGGPMTKLRQAINQVLAAVLLAGIGFYRRFISPMIGPRCRFTPTCSAYGLEAIQKHGPWKGGWLTVKRLLRCHPFTPCGCDPVPD, encoded by the coding sequence ATGCACGAATCAAACACTTTATATGGCGGCCCGATGACCAAGCTGCGACAGGCAATCAATCAGGTTCTGGCGGCTGTTCTCCTGGCAGGCATTGGTTTTTACCGGCGCTTCATCTCCCCTATGATTGGGCCCCGCTGTCGTTTCACGCCCACCTGCAGTGCCTATGGGCTAGAGGCCATCCAGAAGCATGGACCCTGGAAGGGGGGCTGGCTTACCGTGAAACGGCTGCTGCGCTGCCATCCCTTCACCCCCTGTGGCTGTGACCCGGTGCCCGATTGA
- a CDS encoding glutaredoxin family protein produces the protein MRQLILYSRAGCCLCEGLESRLRALDVLGLSIELKVIDIDAPGTPQELKARYDLEVPVLALDGSELPRVSPRLTGEGLLNWLQRCLSTAL, from the coding sequence ATGAGGCAGCTCATCCTGTACAGCCGCGCTGGTTGCTGCCTGTGTGAAGGCTTGGAATCCCGCTTGCGCGCCCTCGATGTTTTGGGGCTCTCGATCGAGCTGAAGGTGATTGATATCGATGCGCCTGGCACCCCCCAGGAGCTGAAGGCGCGCTACGACCTCGAGGTTCCTGTGCTCGCGCTCGATGGATCTGAGCTTCCCCGGGTCTCCCCGCGTCTAACGGGTGAGGGACTGTTGAATTGGTTGCAACGCTGTCTGTCCACGGCGCTCTGA
- a CDS encoding UDP-N-acetylmuramoyl-L-alanyl-D-glutamate--2,6-diaminopimelate ligase has protein sequence MTQALHALLSDAGIAVPPGLVNPGLGAITTDSRRVGPGTLFLGLPGERVDGGTFWAQALEAGAAAAVIGAEAAAAQPPGADAPVVVIQEPVARRIGEIAAAFWDHPCRCMALIGVTGTNGKTTTTHLIEHLAASAGQSVGLFGTLVNRWPGQSITATHTTAFADLLQGQLAEAASAGCGLAAMEVSSHALAQQRVAGCRFAGAVFTNLTQDHLDYHASMEDYFEAKASLFADPLLLADGARSVVNSDDPWGERLAERLGAACWRSSLEDPSAELHMSDLQMTAAGVEGRLISPVGEGRFRSPLLGRFNLMNLLQAIGVLLQQQLPLPVLLEAIGRFGGVPGRMERVILNGVDAANLPPVLVDYAHTPDGLDNALSAARPFCAGRLICVFGCGGDRDRGKRPQMAEIAARLADRVVVTSDNPRTEDPRQILDDVVAGIPPGSDLLVEGDRAQAIASAIAEAEPNDLVLVAGKGHEDYQILGTEKVHFDDREEAERALRLRLS, from the coding sequence ATGACGCAGGCGTTGCATGCCCTGTTGAGTGATGCAGGCATCGCAGTGCCGCCGGGGCTGGTGAACCCTGGGTTGGGGGCGATCACCACCGATTCCCGCCGCGTCGGCCCTGGAACTCTGTTTCTCGGTCTCCCCGGCGAACGGGTGGATGGAGGCACCTTCTGGGCCCAAGCCCTTGAGGCCGGTGCTGCCGCTGCTGTGATTGGAGCTGAAGCTGCTGCAGCACAACCGCCTGGCGCGGATGCCCCTGTGGTGGTGATCCAGGAGCCGGTGGCGCGTCGAATCGGTGAGATTGCCGCGGCGTTTTGGGATCACCCCTGCAGGTGCATGGCCCTGATTGGTGTGACCGGCACCAATGGCAAAACCACCACCACCCATTTGATCGAGCATCTGGCCGCTTCGGCCGGCCAATCCGTGGGCCTTTTCGGCACGTTGGTGAACCGCTGGCCCGGCCAAAGCATCACGGCTACCCACACCACGGCCTTTGCCGACCTCCTGCAGGGGCAACTCGCCGAGGCTGCCTCCGCCGGTTGCGGCCTGGCGGCCATGGAGGTGAGTTCCCACGCCCTGGCGCAGCAGCGCGTGGCGGGCTGCCGCTTCGCAGGAGCCGTGTTCACCAACCTCACCCAGGACCACCTCGATTACCACGCCTCCATGGAGGACTACTTCGAGGCCAAGGCGTCGCTGTTTGCGGATCCTCTGCTGCTTGCCGATGGCGCGCGATCGGTGGTCAACAGCGATGACCCCTGGGGGGAACGCCTGGCCGAACGGCTCGGTGCCGCCTGTTGGCGCAGCTCGCTGGAGGATCCATCGGCTGAGTTGCACATGAGCGACCTGCAGATGACGGCTGCTGGGGTGGAGGGCCGCTTGATCAGTCCTGTGGGTGAGGGCCGTTTCCGTTCGCCCTTGCTGGGGCGCTTCAACCTGATGAACCTGTTGCAGGCGATAGGGGTGCTGCTTCAGCAGCAGTTGCCCTTGCCGGTGCTGCTGGAGGCCATCGGCCGTTTCGGTGGCGTGCCCGGACGGATGGAGCGGGTGATTTTGAACGGGGTGGATGCAGCGAATTTGCCCCCGGTGCTGGTGGATTACGCCCACACTCCCGATGGTCTGGACAATGCTCTTTCTGCAGCGCGTCCGTTCTGCGCGGGCCGGCTGATCTGTGTGTTCGGTTGCGGTGGTGATCGGGACCGGGGCAAGCGTCCGCAGATGGCGGAAATTGCGGCACGCCTGGCTGACCGTGTGGTGGTCACCTCCGACAACCCCCGCACCGAGGATCCTCGGCAGATCCTGGATGACGTTGTTGCCGGGATTCCGCCCGGTAGCGATCTGCTGGTGGAGGGTGATCGAGCCCAGGCGATTGCTTCAGCCATTGCCGAAGCTGAGCCGAACGATCTGGTGCTGGTGGCCGGCAAGGGGCACGAGGATTACCAGATTCTCGGCACCGAAAAAGTGCACTTCGACGATCGCGAGGAAGCGGAACGCGCTTTGCGCTTGAGGTTGTCTTGA
- a CDS encoding aminotransferase class V-fold PLP-dependent enzyme: protein MRDLCPALQNKTYFNYGGQGPLPSSSLEAITASWSRIQELGPFTAEVWPFIGTEVNSTRRLLAQCCGVPPHRLALTENVTSGCVLPLWGLPFAEGDRLLIGDCEHPGVVSACVELARRQNLAIDVLLVKHLRGDQAHCDAAVLEAIHQTITPRTRLVVLSHLLWNTGQVMPIAAVADQLNQHPQQPFLLVDAAQSFGQIPVGEAAAAADIYAFTGHKWACGPEGLGGVALSERVLEEAAPTVIGWRSLRDESKADLNSSDLFHHDSRRFEVATSCVPLMAGLRSSLQLLDQTGSAQQRWERIRTLSGMLWQALQGLERVTPLLELPPASGLVSFQITGDLPPVEHVKQLGAQGLWIRDLADPSCLRACTHITTTEDDINALVAAISAL, encoded by the coding sequence ATGCGCGACCTCTGCCCTGCCCTGCAGAACAAGACGTATTTCAACTACGGCGGCCAAGGGCCACTGCCCAGTTCATCCCTCGAAGCGATCACCGCGAGCTGGTCGCGCATCCAGGAGTTGGGGCCCTTCACGGCAGAGGTGTGGCCCTTCATCGGCACTGAGGTGAACAGCACCCGCCGCCTTCTGGCTCAGTGCTGCGGCGTTCCGCCCCATCGGCTTGCCCTCACCGAAAACGTCACCAGCGGCTGTGTGCTGCCGCTATGGGGACTGCCCTTTGCGGAAGGAGATCGGCTGCTGATCGGCGACTGCGAGCATCCCGGAGTGGTGAGTGCCTGCGTTGAACTGGCCCGGCGCCAGAACCTCGCCATCGACGTGCTGCTGGTGAAGCATCTGCGGGGTGATCAGGCCCACTGCGATGCCGCCGTGCTCGAGGCGATTCATCAGACCATCACCCCCCGCACCCGTCTGGTGGTGCTGAGCCATCTGCTCTGGAACACAGGGCAGGTGATGCCCATTGCCGCCGTCGCCGATCAGCTCAACCAACACCCCCAACAGCCCTTCCTGCTGGTGGATGCAGCCCAAAGCTTCGGACAGATCCCCGTCGGCGAAGCCGCTGCAGCAGCGGACATCTACGCCTTCACCGGGCACAAGTGGGCCTGCGGGCCCGAAGGTCTGGGGGGCGTGGCGCTGTCTGAACGGGTGCTGGAAGAGGCCGCGCCGACCGTGATCGGCTGGCGCAGCCTGCGTGATGAAAGCAAGGCCGATCTCAACAGCAGTGACCTGTTTCACCACGACAGCCGCCGCTTTGAAGTGGCCACCAGCTGCGTGCCCTTGATGGCGGGCCTGCGCAGCTCACTGCAACTGCTGGACCAAACGGGATCAGCCCAACAACGCTGGGAGCGCATCCGAACGCTGAGTGGCATGCTCTGGCAGGCGCTCCAAGGACTGGAGCGCGTCACACCCCTGCTGGAGCTGCCGCCCGCCAGCGGACTGGTGAGCTTTCAGATCACGGGCGATTTGCCCCCTGTAGAGCATGTGAAGCAGTTGGGTGCCCAAGGGCTGTGGATTCGCGATCTGGCGGACCCCAGTTGCTTGAGGGCCTGCACCCACATCACCACCACAGAAGACGACATCAACGCCCTGGTGGCCGCGATCAGCGCGCTTTGA
- a CDS encoding GAF domain-containing protein: protein MQAAPKPINEAARLRSLSEYRILGTKPEKAFDNITRMASEICQSPIALISLVDEKRQWFKSKVGLEASETDRDISFCAHTILDSKPLVVEDALFHEKFRDNPLVQEEPHIRLYAGFPLKTDINHRIGTLCVIDRIPKSLTNSQYKVMEGLAEQATTLLELRRRSLALMDEFCQMHHAQGLITTCSYCKSIRDSEGFWQPIERFLMQHSTLNFSHGICPECMNEHFPDVQNSRAESLNDQS, encoded by the coding sequence ATGCAGGCCGCACCCAAGCCGATCAACGAAGCAGCCAGGCTGAGGTCCCTCAGTGAATACCGGATTCTGGGAACAAAGCCTGAGAAAGCCTTTGACAACATCACCCGGATGGCGTCAGAGATCTGCCAATCTCCGATTGCGCTGATCTCTTTGGTGGACGAGAAGCGTCAGTGGTTCAAATCGAAGGTGGGCCTTGAGGCCAGCGAAACCGACCGGGATATCTCCTTCTGTGCCCATACGATCCTCGATTCCAAACCTCTTGTGGTGGAGGACGCACTGTTTCACGAGAAATTCCGCGACAACCCCCTTGTTCAGGAAGAACCCCACATCCGGCTCTATGCAGGCTTCCCCCTCAAAACCGACATCAACCACCGCATTGGAACGCTTTGCGTGATTGATCGGATTCCCAAATCGCTCACCAATTCGCAATACAAGGTGATGGAAGGCCTGGCGGAACAGGCCACCACCCTGTTGGAACTCAGACGCCGATCCCTAGCCCTCATGGATGAGTTCTGCCAGATGCATCATGCTCAGGGCTTAATCACCACCTGCAGCTACTGCAAGTCGATCCGCGACAGCGAAGGCTTCTGGCAACCGATCGAACGATTCCTAATGCAGCACAGCACGCTGAATTTCAGCCATGGCATCTGTCCCGAATGCATGAACGAGCACTTCCCCGACGTGCAAAACAGTCGAGCGGAGTCGTTGAACGATCAAAGTTGA
- a CDS encoding DUF4079 domain-containing protein: MTITDWLWILHPALAVVLIYPLIGMVVRLAWQTRQRRVAQVKHPPMVGRDHSDLGRWLAAGVVLLVLIALTVAIATKAPPADFSGGVGRAIQLSIVLLGTGASLVALLRSKAAALRLSFSLITWIGVLTLGAQPEVWRLSDDPLSPLFWQSHYWAGVAVTGLMLFALAARPEILRDLRLRRLHVTASVLAALLFVMQGITGTRDLLEIPLSWQKPAVYACDFDLQRCP; encoded by the coding sequence GTGACCATCACTGATTGGCTCTGGATTCTTCATCCCGCCCTTGCGGTTGTGCTGATTTATCCCCTCATCGGGATGGTGGTGCGTCTTGCCTGGCAGACCCGTCAGAGGCGTGTCGCCCAGGTGAAGCATCCACCGATGGTGGGCCGCGATCACAGTGATCTGGGCCGTTGGCTCGCGGCGGGTGTGGTGCTTTTGGTGCTGATCGCCTTGACCGTGGCCATCGCCACCAAGGCACCACCAGCTGATTTCTCCGGTGGCGTTGGTCGTGCCATCCAGCTGAGCATCGTGCTGCTGGGTACGGGGGCGAGCCTGGTCGCTCTCTTGCGAAGCAAGGCTGCTGCCCTGCGCCTCAGCTTCAGCTTGATCACCTGGATTGGCGTGCTCACGCTCGGAGCGCAGCCGGAGGTGTGGCGTCTATCGGATGATCCCCTATCGCCTTTGTTCTGGCAGTCCCATTACTGGGCCGGTGTCGCGGTCACCGGTTTGATGCTGTTTGCTTTGGCGGCCCGGCCTGAGATCCTGCGTGACCTACGCCTGCGCCGGTTGCACGTCACAGCCTCGGTGCTGGCGGCGCTGCTTTTTGTGATGCAGGGCATCACCGGTACAAGGGATCTGCTGGAGATTCCATTGAGTTGGCAAAAACCTGCGGTCTATGCCTGCGACTTTGATTTGCAACGTTGTCCCTGA
- a CDS encoding glycosyltransferase: protein MSLLLLLWPLALIQRPEAESSLWARRSLILLISALTLRYLHWRCTASLNLNTAVSTSLSGLLLLAEGWLLITGLLPLWLAWHRFPDRRRDVQKRHRDWQASAWRPHVDILVPTYGEPLAVLQRSLLGCTQQSYPHTSVLVLDDSGREEVKRLAKQLGCRYLHRPERLHAKAGNLNAGLSQCHGELVAVFDADFIPQQRFLEHSIGFLLDPDVAMLQTPQSFINADPVMRNLRMESWLLPDEESFYRWIEPVRDGWGAVVCAGTAFVVRRRALDGIGGFVEGALSEDYVTGIALRAQGWKLLYLQQKLSAGLAAESMEDFVQQRQRWANGTLQSLRLPHGPLRAYGLSPGQRLAYMEGVIHWLNNLPRLVLMLMPLSYGLLGVAPILLDQRAIIELMLPLWGTVLLSIGWLNRNSRSALLTELTSWVLTVPLVVSLIWNVLGSSVGFRVTPKHRQRSRGGWSWFLALPLIVLSLFNLANLLGLVQQLMLAGWDRVGPLQLGLVWAGLNLLGTLIALRACWNPPQSDPSPWLSLDHAAELIDSGGHCHPCRITAISESGVELAFSTKVLPLMHSSQLQWTAAIPPLPVVMLQIQGRQAALSWGNLSQQQQHSLIRWLFCSDGIWPDRRPRREVLGLLMLLKRLLFGGPTPQVFHRSLVPRLP from the coding sequence GTGAGCCTGCTGCTGCTGCTCTGGCCGTTGGCGCTGATCCAGCGGCCGGAAGCGGAGTCTTCGCTGTGGGCCCGACGCAGCCTGATCCTGTTGATCAGCGCCCTCACCCTTCGTTATCTGCACTGGCGCTGCACCGCCAGCCTCAATCTCAACACCGCTGTTTCCACCAGCCTCAGCGGCCTGTTACTGCTGGCGGAAGGCTGGCTACTGATCACCGGTCTGCTGCCGCTGTGGCTGGCCTGGCACCGCTTCCCGGATCGACGTCGGGACGTCCAAAAACGCCATCGGGACTGGCAGGCCTCGGCGTGGAGGCCCCATGTGGACATCCTCGTACCCACCTACGGCGAGCCGCTGGCGGTGCTGCAACGCTCGCTTCTGGGCTGCACGCAGCAGAGCTATCCCCACACCAGTGTTTTGGTGCTGGATGACTCTGGCCGTGAGGAGGTGAAGCGCCTAGCCAAACAACTGGGCTGTCGCTACTTGCATCGTCCCGAACGCCTGCACGCCAAGGCGGGCAACCTCAACGCCGGGCTGAGCCAATGTCATGGCGAGCTGGTGGCGGTGTTCGATGCGGACTTCATCCCCCAGCAGCGGTTCCTGGAACACAGCATCGGCTTTCTGCTGGACCCCGATGTAGCCATGCTGCAGACGCCGCAGTCGTTCATCAATGCCGATCCGGTGATGCGCAACCTGCGGATGGAGTCGTGGCTGCTGCCGGATGAGGAGAGCTTCTATCGCTGGATCGAACCGGTACGGGACGGCTGGGGCGCCGTGGTCTGTGCCGGCACAGCCTTCGTGGTGCGGCGGCGCGCCCTGGATGGGATCGGTGGCTTCGTCGAGGGTGCCTTGTCGGAGGACTACGTCACCGGCATTGCCCTGCGTGCGCAGGGATGGAAGCTGCTGTACCTCCAGCAGAAGCTCAGTGCTGGGCTGGCCGCCGAGTCCATGGAGGACTTCGTGCAACAGCGGCAACGCTGGGCCAACGGCACCCTCCAAAGTTTGAGACTGCCCCATGGCCCTCTACGGGCGTATGGCCTCAGCCCCGGCCAGAGGCTGGCCTACATGGAGGGCGTCATCCATTGGCTCAACAACCTGCCGAGGTTGGTGCTGATGCTGATGCCGCTGAGCTACGGGCTGCTTGGTGTCGCACCAATCCTTCTGGATCAGCGAGCCATCATTGAATTGATGCTGCCCCTCTGGGGAACGGTGCTGCTCAGCATCGGCTGGCTGAATCGCAACAGCCGCTCTGCCCTGCTGACCGAACTAACCAGCTGGGTGCTCACCGTTCCGCTGGTGGTGAGCCTGATCTGGAATGTCCTCGGTTCCTCCGTTGGATTCCGGGTCACCCCCAAGCATCGCCAGCGATCCCGGGGCGGCTGGTCATGGTTTCTAGCGCTTCCCCTGATCGTGCTTAGCCTGTTCAACCTGGCGAATCTGCTGGGGCTCGTGCAGCAGCTGATGCTCGCAGGCTGGGACAGAGTCGGGCCGCTTCAGCTGGGGCTGGTCTGGGCTGGGTTAAATCTGCTGGGAACCCTCATCGCTCTTCGCGCCTGCTGGAATCCTCCGCAGAGCGATCCCTCCCCCTGGCTCAGCCTTGATCACGCCGCCGAGCTGATTGATTCCGGGGGCCATTGCCATCCCTGTCGGATCACCGCCATCAGTGAAAGCGGTGTGGAGCTGGCCTTCTCCACAAAGGTTCTGCCCCTGATGCACAGCAGCCAGCTGCAGTGGACGGCCGCCATCCCGCCTCTACCGGTTGTGATGCTGCAGATCCAAGGGCGGCAGGCAGCCTTGAGCTGGGGCAACCTCAGCCAACAACAACAACACAGCCTGATCCGCTGGTTGTTCTGCAGTGATGGGATATGGCCAGACCGGCGCCCCAGACGGGAAGTGTTGGGACTGCTGATGCTGCTGAAACGGTTGCTCTTCGGCGGCCCAACTCCCCAAGTTTTCCACCGTTCTCTTGTGCCACGTCTTCCCTGA